GGCTTCTTATTGGCCGCGACGACGATTCCGCGCAGGTCGGTGGCAAAGATAAAATAATGCATTCCGACGTCAATTTGATCCCTGCTTTCAAAAGAGCGGAGATGCTGGGACCCTTCGTTTTGAAGGATTTCTTTTACCTCGGGGTCCTGTTCATTGAGTTGTTTCCAGTGTGTTTCGTCAAAGGTTTTTTTGGGCTTTTTCTTATTGGTTTTTTCAACCAGATTCTGAATATCTTGCGAAGAGGGCAAAAAGCGGGATTCTTCAAGATGGTGCTCGATCAAAGAATCAAGTTTTTGGCTTGTAACCTCGGCGAGTTCAGCAAACCCGTTTCCGATCGTCCTCTTTAATGTGGATTTCCCAAAGTAAAAAACAAGCCAAAGCCCGAATACGATTGAGATCAGACCGACAAGGAGGATCGAAAGCGAAATTTTATTTTGCAAAGATATTTTCATTCAGTTTAATTATTTTGGGGCTGTTTTATCAGGTAAATGAACGGCGGCGCCGTCTTCATAAACCAGTCTTCCACCATAAAACCCCGCAAGACTTAAAAGCATAAGGCCGACAAGGGAGAGGATTAAATAATATTTAAATACGTTATCTGAAATTTGATTCTTTTTAAAGAATCGAAAAATGAGAAGAACGATAAAACAAACCATTGTGGCAATGGCAAAGCCCTTGTGATCATCAATATGTTCTTCACTAATTCCGCTCTTTTCAATTGTGTCTTCAATATAAATTCCGACTCCGCTCGCGAAGATTCCAAACCCAACACCCAGAATAAGCAAATAATAGGCTATTTTTTTGAAATCCGTGTTTCTTGTGAATTGATAGGCCAGATCAAAAAAAACGCTTGTAAAAAAAAGAGCGATAGGGAAGTGAACGAGCATCGGATGCAGATGGACTATCGTTGGCATAGTTGGATGACTCCTTTCAGTCAAAGTGGTTTTATTGGAGTGATTATACCAGTTTTTAAATCTTGCCGGGAAAAAATAATGATTCAGATTATAGTTGCTTTGTAGGGGCAGGCCCCTGTGCCTGCCCTAATAATAAGGAACAACCTGATTGAGAACCAAAAAATGTTTTTTTAATCAGGGCAGGCACAGGGGCCTGCCCCTACTCGGGCGCCCTTAATTCAGTTGACACTGGGTATGCCTGCTCGTTATAATTCAACCCTTTCAACAAAAGGGTCCCCAAATGGCGGCGTACCCAAGTGGTAAGGGAGCAGTCTGCAAAACTGCGATTCAGCGGTTCGATCCCGCTCGCCGCCTTCCTTATTTTATTATTATTTCAGAATTTTCTGCACGGCGCCGGTATAGGTGTTAAAGGGATCTTCAATCATGAAGGGTCTTTTTCCCTCAATCTGAATATTGGTCCAGTTTATGATATACCGAATGTCTTTTCGTTCGGAATTCGAACTTTCCTTCAATGCCAGGATTGATTTAGCCAGATCCCCTCGCGCGGACGCGCGGGTGTTACGGGGAGGAGAATGGGTCGCCAGCTCGATGGCCGAATCTAATGTTTTCCTGACGACTTTTCCCTCTTCTTCCAGCGCAAAGGAAAGGCCTCTCCCCGGGTTAAGGTTATGATATTCAAGGTCGAGGCTGACGGCCCACGGATCTTCCCACCCTTTATCTTCGGACTCCAGAAACATTTCTAAAAGCCACTTCTTGGAAATCCAATC
Above is a genomic segment from Nitrospirota bacterium containing:
- a CDS encoding DUF2231 domain-containing protein, encoding MPTIVHLHPMLVHFPIALFFTSVFFDLAYQFTRNTDFKKIAYYLLILGVGFGIFASGVGIYIEDTIEKSGISEEHIDDHKGFAIATMVCFIVLLIFRFFKKNQISDNVFKYYLILSLVGLMLLSLAGFYGGRLVYEDGAAVHLPDKTAPK